agcatgtactttgttttgccctcattaaccattaaacccatttttgccgcctctgcctcaatactcacaaaagccccattgacatcatgctAAGTTCCTCcggttatgtcaatgtcatcagcatatgccagtaattggacagacttttgaaagacactgcctctagtgttgacgtgtgagctctgcactattctttcaagcacgatgttaaaaaaatcgcatgacaacgcatcaccttgtctaaaaccttttttgacttcgaaaggttctgttaagttgtttccaacctttatggaccagcgtgaattctccatggtcatcctgcacaaacggacgagtttggcagggatgccaaaactagacatggctctatacagctcgtccctgtagatgctgtcacatgcggccttgaaatcgatgaaaagatggtgggtgtcgatttggtgttcttgggttttttccaggtttaccgtagtgtgaaaatttgatcaactgtttactttcctggtctaaaatcacactgataaggacctatcaggttgttgacgatgggctttagacgttcacatattacggcagagaagattttatacgcgatgttaagtagactgattcctctatagttggtgcagtttagagggtctccttttttcaggatcgggcaaacaatactgaggttccattcatcgggcatgctttcttccgaccatatcttacagataagttggtgcatgctcttaaccaacttatctccatttgctttaaagagctcggcattgaagccatccgctccagcggctttattagacttcaacttagatatggcaatctttacttcgtctaagttgggaggacgggattgttggctttcgtcgtctatattgaatggatcatccgcctgacagcggaattcagttcttcgtcgccgttatacagtgtgcaaaagtggtccttccatatcctcagcattgactgcggttccactatgatgtttccactttcgtctttgcagccttcggttctaggtttatgtacctgtgaatttcgtttcacctgttcataaaactttcgaacctcattcctgcttttatacctctcaacatctttgaccgcacgcttctcatgccctctctttttccttctgagaagtcggcgttcctctcgccgagcagctctcgtccttttatgcagcgccgctttgcgtgcctgttgtttggctgcatttgcctgccgacattcctcatcaaaccaggggttccttgttggtggctgtttgaaacccaccacatcagaggcggcttctctgattgcatcttggcaatgttgccactggttttcgatacattgtgctggcggcagagaacttcgagagaggttacttgtaactcggtcggaaaaggatttggcgatctctggcaattgtagccgttcgacgttgtaccttctcccagcacctccctgttttgccttgggtctgaaaatccgaagtgctaccttggctacaacgaggtagtggtccgagtcgatgttagctcctcggaaatttcgtacatccataatgctggaagcgtgtctggcgtcgatcgcaatatggtcaatccggttgacggtagattgatctggagaagtccaagttcctttgtggatgttgaggtgtggaaacgcgtactatgagcctgaatccgttgtcggaagtgttgtcgtgcaggctgttcttcccgattattccaccaaagatatcttcccttcctaccttggcattaaaatcgccaaggactattttaatactatagctagggcactgctcatatgttttgtctaggagcttgaagaacatatctttggtgttgtcgtctttctatTCTGTGGAGACGTGCGCGcatatgttgccgaatttagccttgatgcgtatggtcatgaggctctcattgatgcacctatagctcaagacttcttgcctaagtctggctccaatgacgaagccgcatccaaataagcgctgttggtttttgtggtagcagtcaccatagtaaacatcgcagtttttcatcctctttttgcccggcccatcccatcgtatttcctggatggcggtgacatctgctttatagcggtctagggcctccgctaattcttcggccgcacgtggtctgttaagggacctaacattccacgtgcatatccgaagttcgttgtcctttattcgtttgcgttggttgtcaacagtaaatccgtccgtatccgaggcttgttggtgcatcgcaactatgaagtttttacgtggccaggaagtcaccctgacggcacaacccccaacctggagggccagatcctaagtataactctaagaatggggagccggataaaaccgctccttattgGCCTGGGCTCCAAGTAAgttgaagaagccctataaggttcttatatttttaaataaaaagtccaTCTTAAAGATCAATTTTAGTAACCGGAAAATAATTGTCAACTGCCGAAAATATTCGCAGCTTGCGTcgtaattttgatttattggtcggaaattttgaagttttttcaaattacctgaaataatttttgtatcagAGATTTGGATTCATTCTGatcaaatagaaaattataaCATATGTGGTTACAATTTTCACGCAAGTACTAATGTTACTTATTCTGGTGGTGGAGTAGGAGTTTTTGTGCGCTTCGTGTATGaatatgaaattaaagttttcaatcTAAAATGTGCAGGTATTATCGAAGTGTGTTGTAACATATATGATGaattatttacatttgtttgcttttatagATTACACGCTTAATCTCCCctccattttataaattaaatgtataaTTTCTTTAGTCTTAAACGATCGAAGAATCTTATTATTCCAGatgatttaaacataaatgcTTTAGTAAGTAATTCTGTTTCTGATCTTTATGAAGTTCTCTAGCCGAAAATGGACTTACATCTTTCGTGAACGAAGTGACTAGGGCTTGTTCTGGTACGTGCCTTGACCATGTTTTTCGTCGTTTTGATAAGATTCCCTGCAACTTTATTGCTGGTATTAATCTTGAACTTAATATAACTGACCACTGTATgatatgaatttttttgaaagtgttaGATGTGAAAACAATGAACGTTGTACGAAACCCCCCTTTACCAGAGTCAACTATCAACTTTTAAATAGTAGATTACTTTATGAAAATTGGAATAACGTTATATTTTAAAGTGACGTATCCATTGCCTATgatctatttcttaaaatttttaaagaactcaTACGTTTATCAACTTGTACTTAAATGCAGAACAAATAGAAACCTCAAACCATGGGTAAAATCATAACTGAAccaaaaaatttttgaaaaatcctatcaatttaagtttgaaaaccaGGTATAATAGGCTGTGTAAAAAAGTAAAGGaagaaataagaacaacaaaacattCGTTTTATCAATCTAAAATCCATACGGCAAAGGGCAACATAAAAAGGAATGGGAAgtcattaacaatattttgggtAGGAATATGTCGATTAGCGACAATccaattgtactaaaaaatggtTTAGTTAGTGATGTAGCGGATgaattaagtttcttttttgcgTCTGTTGGGCATAGTTCTTTTTCTGAAAGTGTATAGCCTTCATTTGACTGTTGCTATGAGATTGATCCTCAAGAAACCAGTTCaaccagtttcttttttaagccaattacaggacttgaaatacttaaaataataaactcgTTAAATAATTCCAATTCTCATGGCAAAGATGAAATATCTAAAATAATACTTCAAAAGGTTGGGCCAAATTTGGTAGATATattgacacacatttttaacttaagcgTATACTTTGGAAAGTTTtctgatgaaataaaaaaaggtatgatagttccattattcaaaaaagaaataaacaaagaaaggaaattatagaccaataacTTTGTTGTCTTCAATATCGAAATTGTTTGAGAAagtaattaaaacaataattctgtcttaccttaaaaaaataaactttttgagtcCATTTCAATTTGGAATCAGGGCTGGGCTTTCTACTGAGGAGGCTCTTCTAGAATTTTGCATTCTTCAAAAAGGACATAACTAGAGCCTTTGACATGATGAACCATAACATACTCTTGGATAAActgtataaaattgtttttcttggaTTCATCTGAAAATGGCTGGAGTCTTATCTAAAAATTAGATCACACAATGTAAAAGTTGGGTGCAGTGTATGTTCCTCTAAAAATAGTCTTTTGGAAGTCCCACAGGGATACGTGCTGggcccaattttatttttggtttatattaaTTCCCTTTTTTCACTTCCTTTTTGAGGTAAAGTCAGAGCCTTTTACGATTACCTTGGTATACTGTATACTGTAGCAAAAGTCCTTTGAATCTAATTTCAGACATTAACTATGATGTTCACTTGATAAGATTTTGGTTTGCTAAACATGAGTTAATTGTGAGCAGCAAAACAAAGCTAATGTTTTTCAGCCTAAGAGGTAGTATCTGTCCGGACAtaccaataatttttcaatctcACGATTGCCTCAATCATTAGTTACTTTATGGTGAATGTAATGGTCACCATACTCAATCATACTATCCCAATGTTCGTTGCAGTGGTAGctgtattgaaattgaaaaaccttAACTGGAACAAACGTCCCAGTTAAGGTTTCTACAACCCGAAAAATCATTgctcttcaaatttgtttaaatggtttattttggcatttttcATTCCAAGTTGCAATATGGAATACCCTGTTGGGGTGGCGCATACGTCAACAAACTACAACTCACCGTTATTCAAAAATCACCTATACGTAACGTTTGTAAAACCCATCGTTTAACACCATCAATGGAActttttaagtctttaaaaattctttccgttagacattttatatatttttttaagttttaatttttttttttaaagagctgGATATTTAAATAGGCCGATTTTCAACATACGAAGTCTTGGAAGTAATTCCAcctttattgtaaatattttcgtACTACAAGCTCCAGAAACTCCTATTCCATCGCttcctacaaactttttaatacgCTTCTTATAGAAGTTCGTCACATATATGTGAAAACCAAAATTGCTATTAAGACAACAAGTGGCCTAACAGAAGAATCGAATGTCACAAAGGGTGTTCTACAGGGTGATCCATCAAGTGCCCTCCTATTtaacttatatataaatgatttGGAAGAATTCTTAAGAATCGAGGGCCTTACAGGAATAGACATTTcggaaacaacaaatgctatcCTGATAGCATATGCCGACGATATTGCTGTCTTCGCTCAGTCTGAGcttcatttaagaaaaactctgaaatcatttgaaaaatattttacagcCAAAGATATGACATTAAATACTGAAAAATCGAAGATAGTaaactttgcaaaaagaaaaatatcatcatGCCCGGAAAGATTTGCATATAAAGAAGACTCAATTGAAGTTGTAGATAGCTTTGAATATCTGGGAATAACCTTGAGTCGAACTGGATCTTGGAATGAAACCATGAATGTCTTCAATACCAAGGcaagagcagcagcagcagtaaccGAAAAAGCTATGAGGAGCCCTTACATGGAGAACTGGGAAGGAAGaatcaaagtttataatttaacaattaaatcgACTTTACTATACTGTGCGGAGATATGGGGTCTGGAAGCTGGAGACAAAATTGAAGTTATTCAAACTTCAGTTTTAAAGAAGTTGCTTGGTCTAGCTAAAAACACACAAAGCAATGTGGTTCGCTTAGAAACTGGTACACTTTCATTAGATTACGAGATAGCGAAAAGAGCTTTGCATTTCTGGGAAAAACTGTTGAATGCCTCTGATGAGCGcctaattaaaaagtgttacaaCGAAATCTTGAGAACCCATAACAACTCCCAACGACCAAACTGGGCAACAAAATTTAAGGCCGCTTTAATGAGTAATTTTATGGATATATGGGAACAGCAAAACTTATTAAATGTTCGTCAATACTTTGTAAGCATCCTTGAAGACAAGAAGAGAAGCATTATAAATGAAGATTTCAGGAAGGCATCTAACTCAACTTTTTGCTGCTATTATGCTCCTTATTTAGCGAACATACAAGAACCAGAATATAAACCGGCTCCGTACCTGAATTCATCCTGCAAACCATACGTGCATAAAGTCTTAGCGCAAATTAGGTGCGCAAACAGATATGCCCACAGAATAGTTTTCTCATCTTATTGATGATGTTCAATCGTACTTGCTTCGACCAGTTAATAATATAGAGGAActtgtattatatttaaaagaGGACTTTTGTTACATGATGTTTTATATATGGGTTATAGGTTAATCCCaaaaaggtagtacaaatttctggtaaTTTGTAAATAATGTGTTCAACACTACGTCATCTTCAGTTCCTCTGatactccttttgtaagctcgattgataaattcaattttacttgcagcacagtttgctgttaactcgatgctgccaatgagtaaGATGAGTCCctttgcgtaagcttttccgtCTGTCCTATTCtccagcatttgtccagccaaaaaaaaatgatacttCTTCCTCCTCTAACtttcgtccaattgcacttacgtcccctCTCTGCAAGGTCTTGGAAACGCTAAACAATtctcagcttaagaaatatctttaagaacgaaagctttttaatgaccgacagtatgattttcgtagcaatagggcCACCATTGAcctcatattttatttttaccgaacagtggaacaaatttttacattgttttaaaaacattcgaTAGACTTTGGCATCAAgtcctcttatcgaaaatgtgtgctttcgaCATTGCTGAATCTCTTTTTTGTTAGGTTAGATATTACCATTAAGGCCGGTCAATTCGAGTAGTATTGGACGGTTTCAattctgatatccacaaaataaacgctggtgtgctcAAGGGCTCTGTTTAATCTcaaacactctttcttatttttatgaattatcttttttctgaaacttctaacccacttaagtgtttcgctgatgacattacctatccttgttcttcggaacggcagcttatgataagctcatttaattctgaaACCGTATAAAACTGAAACTTACTGTCGCTAAAGCGTTATCCTCCCTCAGAGTCTTTGGGATAGAATTGATAAGAgcgctctaaaaatgataggagatcgttctcttaccgagacatttgcttctcttgaacattGAAGTAGACAATTTACACAGGATTTGAATTTTGTGTTGTGCCTCACAAAATTAGTTAatcgcttttttttaatttccatgtTGCggtgaaaaaagttttcaggATTATGAAGGCAGAATTATTCCTGATACGTGCTTCCAAAGTAGAAGACCAATTGAATACGCAGAACAAGGATGCCGAAATGTTGTTAAATCATATATCATATGCAATTTGAAGACTTTTCTTGAAGCAATATCTGCAATACaggtaaataaaatttaaactgttGAATGATGAattctatatttttgtgttattgGGTTGCTATCTGGCAGCTAATGGAGGACCAGGTGACTTTCTTagacttaaataaaagaataagacaaataacataataatatttcataCGTACGTGTTTACTTTCTGTCTGATTGTAGATACATGCATAATAAATATAAGAACAATTTATGATATACAACTTACtttatttgataatttatttaaatcttataattctaaaaatagtaaaatattaataCGTTCTTTTGTCCCTTTGGCTCACTTTAATACTCGATGAAAGGAACCATCCAAGAATGAGTGCAATAAGCtaaaaaaagtaggtaaaaataatcgttgttttatatttaataagtaCATAAAAGGAGCATTATATTTACCTCAACAGCTGCCACAGCCATACCAGCATATTTGATTAGATTCGTATTTGATCCccaaaaatctacaaattttAATCTGCAACCCTTTAATGCTGCTGCCTGTAGGGGATCACACACAGCAGTCAGTGATCCACAGCACGAGTTTGGAATAATTGTATAGTCAGTGGGTCCATTTTTGCCACAACATTTGTACTAcacaaaataacataaatattttaatagacatatattaatattatattgaatatttaattaactTACACCCATTTGAAGAGCATCCATGTAGCCTGGTTGATTGTCATGAATATCCCATGCCTTATCTACAACTGTGGCTATACTGTCCAAGATTTTATTCATATAAAGCCACGTATAAACAATCAatgcaatttgtaaaattacaaGAATCAGCATACAAATGCAGTACtgttaataaaagaaaagtatataaattaaatacttccaaaataaattataatattctaATACAGATTTGATTTAtgtatc
This window of the Eupeodes corollae chromosome 3, idEupCoro1.1, whole genome shotgun sequence genome carries:
- the LOC129952204 gene encoding 23 kDa integral membrane protein-like translates to MNCLAHIIKYILFVSNLVFLICGILLIVFGSLAISSLKDFLDFAEADSINTLPICILILGCIIFVVSFLGCCGAIKDNRCLVNSYCICMLILVILQIALIVYTWLYMNKILDSIATVVDKAWDIHDNQPGYMDALQMGYKCCGKNGPTDYTIIPNSCCGSLTAVCDPLQAAALKGCRLKFVDFWGSNTNLIKYAGMAVAAVELIALILGWFLSSSIKVSQRDKRTY